A stretch of DNA from Nitratireductor thuwali:
CGCCGCTCATAGCCGGCGCCGGCATCCTGGTAATGCGCGAATGCCCGGTCGCGCTGATACAGCCCGAAGGCTTTCGGGCTAGCCTCTGCGAAGAACGAATTAGCGAGTTCACGGGGATTGTTGAGATTGCGCCAAAGCTCCTCGCCGCTCGCCCTGATGATCTTCAGACCGTCGCTGTCGTGCACCTGGCCCCGATAATCATCGAAGGCGCCGTCATTGTTCTCAGCGAAGAGAAACATCGACGTCATCGGCGCGATGCCCAGCCGCTGGATCGCTGCGCGCGTATAGAGCCGCGCCGTGACGTCCACTTCCGTCGGCTGGCCGGGCCTTATGGTGAAGGCGAAAGCGCCGGTGACGCTCTGGCTGTCGAGCGCGGCGTAGAGCTTGATCTGCCTGGCCGTCCGCCCTGGCTTCTCGATCCAGAACTCGTAGAAGCGGGGAAACTCCTCGCCCTGCGATGTGGCGGTGTTGACGGCGAGCCCGCGTGCGGAGAGCCCGTAGAGATTGTCCTTGCCGAGAGCACGGAAATAGCTTGCGCCTAGGAACGCGACGAGCTCATCCATCACGCCGGGGTTGTTGAGCGGGTAATGCAGGCGGAAACCCGCCACGCCAGGCAGTTCGATCCCTTTGAAGGCTTCCGGGTCGAGCGGCTTGTCATACACGAAACGGTTGCTGTCGATGTCCAACGGCAGTGCCTTTCCCGCCTCCACGACATTCAGCTTCACCGGCTGTTTGAACAGCCAGCCCGGATGAAACGCCTGAAGTTCGAAGGCCGCCTCGTCCCGCCATTCGGCCAGATCCGGCTTGAAGCGAATGGCGCGATGCTGATCGTAGGTCAGTTCCGCAAGCGCATCGGGCAGCGTCGCCGAAGGCTCCTCATAAGGCTGGCTGGCCCGCTCCTTCATCGCCGCGCTTAGCCCGTCGAAGGAGAACGACCCCGCTTCCGCAGCGGGTTCTGCCCGACCGTCCTGCGCGCGTGCCGATGGGACCAGGAAGGCGGGCATGCAGGCCAGCGCGCTTGCCCCAGACATGAGAAATGAACGTCGATGCATGAAATCCCTGTTGTCGTGATTGTTGGCGCGGAATGCGCAGTCGCGCCCCGGAGAAGTCCTCCGAAACGCCACACCCACTAATGCCAAGAGTTGGAAAAGGTTGGGGCGGAGAACGTCAAATTCCACAACGCCCTGTCACAGAAGATGATCCGTCAAGGCAGATGCGAACCGCCGATGGTTCCGCCTCGTTCACCGCCTGCCGTCTAAGGCGGAACGGCGCCGTGGAACGAAACTTGCCCGCAACGGGCACAAACGGCCCCTTTACCCACGGACAGGGCGATGGGCGCGCAGGGAACGCAACGCGAAGACATGATGTCAGGACCGTAAATCAGGGGACAATGAGAACGCGATTTAGCCCATTTCCGCAGAAAACAAAAAGGGGCCAATGGCTTGGAGCGCATTCATAAATGCATGGCAGCTATGCAAATTGGCAGGAGGTGAGGGAAATCCGGCCTGCCTCGGTGTAGTTCATTTCTCCCGAACGGACTTGTCGCGTGACACGCACCTGCCCTTGGCTCTTCCTGGTTCGTTGAAATTCGACAAGTCAGATCCGGGAACTCTCGGTTATTTCGCCCTTTTTGCCACGGCAGAATTGCCCCTGCGCGCAGCGTCGCAAAGAATGGATAACGGGTCCTTCGCCACCCGATCTGAACAACGGTCTGCGAGCATTGCCGCTGTTGCCGCGACACCCGCGAACGCTCGGATCACGTCTCCGATCGCAGATCAAATTTGGCTTGCGCCGTCTCGATGGCAGACTTGTTCCGGCGGCTCCAGGTCACCAAGCCAGCCACCTGAGCGGCGAAGGAGCGACCA
This window harbors:
- a CDS encoding glucan biosynthesis protein G, whose translation is MSGASALACMPAFLVPSARAQDGRAEPAAEAGSFSFDGLSAAMKERASQPYEEPSATLPDALAELTYDQHRAIRFKPDLAEWRDEAAFELQAFHPGWLFKQPVKLNVVEAGKALPLDIDSNRFVYDKPLDPEAFKGIELPGVAGFRLHYPLNNPGVMDELVAFLGASYFRALGKDNLYGLSARGLAVNTATSQGEEFPRFYEFWIEKPGRTARQIKLYAALDSQSVTGAFAFTIRPGQPTEVDVTARLYTRAAIQRLGIAPMTSMFLFAENNDGAFDDYRGQVHDSDGLKIIRASGEELWRNLNNPRELANSFFAEASPKAFGLYQRDRAFAHYQDAGAGYERRPSLLVEPLDDWGDGWINLVEIPTELEVNDNIVAFWVPAGEVEAGQALEFRYRLSWGLLDEPGKELARVTALRTGMGGVSGVENDENMRKFVIDFEGELLRDLPADEDVEAAVSVNRAEIVHQTVSRVEANGAWRLVLDLLPEGDAPVELSAKLSSGDRLLSETWVYQWRRGDDG